The Komagataella phaffii GS115 chromosome 4, complete sequence genome includes the window GGAGTAACGTGTTGAGGATGTATTGGCGGAATAAACCGAGTCTGTGTTAGTATGTACAGAGCGTAGGTCACTATCATACATTCCAGAGAGGATGGAATTCTTTCGGGAAAAATCATTGGTGGGGGTTCTCTGGTGGGACAATTGAGACATGGAATTGGCAGTGGAAAATGATGACGCAACACCACCCTTACCTGTAAGCTTTGGATCAGGATTAGGGTCGGCTTTGgacttcatcttcatccagcCAAAACGCTTTGTAGTAGATTCGTTCGACATGTGTACACAAGATGATTCACGTGAAATAGGCCAATAGTAAGTAAACTGAACCTTCCCAGTGTTGGACGAATCTTCTTTCCAGTAGTAGAAGACTTGGATTGAATAGCGTTTTGCTATGAGTTGTGCGTTATTCCTGTGATGCTGAACGTATTCAATCTAAGGTTAGATTCTGTCTGTGAGAAAGATGGAACTGGAACAATGTGGTGTAGAGGTGTATATTTTAGTTGGGAGAAAGGTTGGGAAAAATAAGGTGGGAGAATAAAAGTTGGCGAGACTTGAGTTGTTAGATGAAGGGTAAAGTGACCTTTGATATGCTTGTGATCAATTGGTCTTTGTAGTACATATCGGAATACGGACGGGGTTTTTCATTCGAAAAGTCTCTCAAACCGGCAAGCACGTCAAACCTACCAGAATCTTAATTACATAATACGGCTACATGAAGTACCGAGCCTGGCAGATTAAACATTTTCGCGACCTCACGTTATAGATAAGATGGGTCAAGGGGAAGTCAAgtcttccttcttctcaCAATCTAATACCGTTcgattctcttttttttatcACCAGTAAAGCAGGTCTTTATTCTCTAGGAGATTTGGAGACTTTGTTTTGCACTCTTGGGTTTTTGCAAAAATCGGGTTAAGAGAACTCCACATTTGTAAGCGAGATGAACGTATTGAAGAGGATGACTCGGAAGATCCGAGATGGCACAGATCACGGCCTTTTCCACAAACTACGAAGTAAATTCAGGCGGAATCACGTAGGTTCCGAATTTAACACCAGCAATGGACTTTACAGCCCGGATTTCAGATTGTTCAGTCCAAGTGATCCCAACGAACGGATGGCTCCTAATTATACCGCTCAAACATCTCAAATGGAAACCGAAAATTCTGGACAGAATAGAGCCGATGAGATGAGAGAGCAGTTGCCACCCTCAATTGTAGCCCAACTGAGTGCATTGTCGGGGCTTCTAGATCAAGTTATTATGACTACCGTGTCTGATCTGATTTCTAGAAGCAGACCGGCCCAGCTAGAGCCTGATATCAACTTGGATGAAGAGGACTTGATGGATCAAAACTCTCTGGCGTACGGTATTCAAATGTCAACTAATACAGGTTTAAATTTACCTGTCTCGGAGAATATGAGTTTCGGACAATTCATCCACAACTTGAGAAATGATGAGTATCTTCTGTCGCAATTGGGTGAGCTTATAGTACAACAAAGAGAAGCCATTGTGCAAGGAACGTTCAATGCTGAAGCAGATAGGGACAGTGTCAACTTTCTCACTGCCTTCAGCTTCAACAATGCCACCCGGTACACTTTAGGGGCAGGAGGTTTACAACGATTGACCCCAATTTTGATCGTGGGTTTAGTTAGTGttccattttttgaaaacgGCACGTTTGAAGAGACCAATAGATCGTGGGTTGTCATTGTAATGTCTAATATCTATCCTGCCAATGACGCTGTTATAAGATCAATGCCCACattcttggatcttttgaGAAGTTATGCTGCCGCTACGTCTACTGGGGAATCGTCTAGCAATCGAAACGTTGTTAACATCTCGGTAGGACTTTCTGGAGAGAGTGGAGATTCTGACTGGAATAGTGAACATTCAAGACGCCAAATTGCCAGGTTTTTTGAGGCCATGATTCCTTCCAAAGGAATTAAGAAGGAAGATTTAGACAAAGATACACAAGGGGTATTTCGCATCTCGATACCGGTTACTGATGACGATAATTCTTTTTACTCTACTAAATctcattttgaagaaacaaccACACCGTTTCCAACTAAAACCGTGCAACATGACGATAGTTGTCCGATCTGTTTGATTAATTATAAGAATGGTGACTATGGGCGTGCCCTAGTTGATTGCAAGCACCAATTTCACAGAGAATGCATAGATCAATGGTTGATTCAGGGTGAAAATGTCTGTCCTCTTTGTCGAGGAAATGGAATTGTGATATCCAAAACGTGAATAAATTGATATTTAATGAGAGGGGATGAAATAAGTAAAGAATGGGAATTGGTGGGTATTATTGGTTTTATTAGTTGAATATTTCTCCGTAGTCTAACAGGTCTTCTACTCTGCCTGAGGTAGTACTACGAGATGGTTTATTTTGGTTTTCCGGTTCAGGTATTAGGGACTCAGAATCATATTGTGATTCAGAAGTGAAATCGAGGTCATTAAACTCTTCgggttcaatttcatgGAGAATGTTGGTCGAAGGAAGGGGCAGTGGAGGATTTGAGTCAGGGGAAACATCAGAATCTTCTAAGAGGTTTTTGTTCATTTTCTCCACGTTGTTGAGATTACTATCCGTGATCAAGCCTTGTAAACCAcgttgctgctgttgctctTCCAAACgcttcattttcttcctccGTTGATATTTCTCCCTCCTCTTTTCACTCTTGAATATCTCATAGTTTC containing:
- a CDS encoding Subunit of the heme-activated, glucose-repressed Hap2p/3p/4p/5p CCAAT-binding complex, yielding MNNDDIYVREQDRWLPIANVGKVMRAALPPYGKLSKEAKECMQECVSEFISFITSQAAEKCTLEKRKTLNGEDILLAMNTLGFENYAATLKIYLAKYRNYEIFKSEKRREKYQRRKKMKRLEEQQQQRGLQGLITDSNLNNVEKMNKNLLEDSDVSPDSNPPLPLPSTNILHEIEPEEFNDLDFTSESQYDSESLIPEPENQNKPSRSTTSGRVEDLLDYGEIFN